One window of the Nicotiana tabacum cultivar K326 chromosome 4, ASM71507v2, whole genome shotgun sequence genome contains the following:
- the LOC107779375 gene encoding protein DETOXIFICATION 49-like, which translates to MCKPTSSPLTCKCHSNEPNFLSIKVAQEADMFAPLIPKSPTNQYQAQNSEVPNYPHKTNNKITHLSLVFKEAQSIADIAFPMILTGLLLYSRSMISMLFLGRLGDLALAGGSLAIGFANITGYSILSGLAMGMEPICGQAFGAQKYNLLGLTLQRTILLLLLTSFPIALLWVNMKTILLYCGQDEDIATEAQSYLFYALPDLFAQSLLHPLRIYLRTQSITLPLTCCAVLAILLHIPINFLLVTKLNLGVKGVALSSVWTNFNLVVSLIIYIIISGIYKKTWEKLSMEIIKGWKSLLNLAIPSCISVCLEWWWYEIMILLCGLLINPKATVASMGILIQTTSLIYIFPSSLSFSVSTRVGNELGARRPDKAKVAAIVGLAGSFILGFSALFFAVIVRKVWAKMFTNDKEILALTSLVLPIIGLCELGNCPQTTGCGVLRGTARPKVGANINLGCFYLVGMPVAVGLSFYAGFDFEGLWLGLLAAQASCMVTMLLVLLHTDWDFEAQRAKELTGITTVSNFLDHNKDIEENNKQLNENLLC; encoded by the coding sequence ATGTGCAAGCCGACAAGCTCACCACTTACCTGCAAATGCCATTCAAATGAACCAAATTTCCTCTCCATTAAAGTTGCTCAAGAAGCCGACATGTTTGCCCCTTTGATACCCAAAAGCCCAACAAACCAATATCAAGCCcagaattctgaggtccctaatTATCCCCACaaaaccaacaacaaaatcactCATCTTTCCCTTGTTTTCAAAGAAGCTCAATCCATTGCTGATATCGCTTTTCCTATGATTCTCACCGGTCTTTTACTTTACTCCCGGTCCATGATCTCTATGCTTTTTCTTGGCCGGCTCGGTGATTTAGCACTAGCCGGCGGTTCTCTTGCTATTGGATTCGCTAACATCACTGGATATTCAATCCTTTCTGGTTTAGCCATGGGTATGGAACCCATTTGCGGACAAGCTTTTGGTGCCCAAAAATACAATCTTCTTGGGCTAACTTTGCAAAGAaccattcttttacttttattaacTTCATTTCCAATTGCTCTGCTTTGGGTTAATATGAAAACCATTTTACTCTATTGTGGCCAAGATGAAGATATTGCTACAGAAGCACAATCTTATCTTTTCTATGCACTTCCTGATTTATTCGCCCAATCTTTACTTCACCCTTTGCGTATTTATCTTAGAACTCAATCTATAACTCTGCCTTTAACTTGTTGCGCTGTCCTCGCAATTCTTCTGCATATACCCATAAATTTTCTTCTTGTTACTAAACTTAATTTAGGAGTCAAAGGAGTTGCCCTTAGTAGTGTTTGGACTAACTTCAATCTAGTAGTTTCTTtaattatctatattattatctcTGGTATATATAAAAAGACATGGGAAAAGTTGTCAATGGAGATTATCAAAGGATGGAAATCGCTATTAAATTTAGCGATCCCAAGCTGCATTTCGGTCTGTTTGGAATGGTGGTGGTACGAGATCATGATTTTGTTATGTGGGCTATTGATTAACCCGAAAGCGACAGTGGCTTCAATGGGCATTTTAATTCAAACAACTTCATTGATTTATATATTCCCATCTTCTCTTAGCTTCAGTGTATCAACAAGAGTGGGAAATGAATTAGGAGCAAGGCGACCGGATAAAGCTAAGGTTGCTGCCATTGTAGGACTTGCTGGTAGCTTCATTTTAGGCTTTTCAGCACTGTTTTTCGCGGTGATTGTGAGGAAAGTTTGGGCCAAGATGTTCACTAATGACAAGGAGATTTTGGCGTTAACATCACTTGTATTACCAATAATTGGGCTTTGTGAACTGGGAAACTGCCCACAAACAACTGGCTGTGGGGTACTGAGAGGAACAGCAAGGCCTAAAGTTGGAGCAAATATAAATTTAGGTTGCTTTTATCTTGTTGGAATGCCAGTAGCAGTGGGGCTAAGTTTTTATGCAGGGTTTGATTTTGAAGGATTATGGCTTGGATTATTGGCTGCGCAGGCTTCTTGTATGGTAACCATGTTACTTGTTTTGCTTCATACTGATTGGGATTTTGAAGCACAGAGAGCCAAAGAACTAACAGGAATTACTACTGTTAGCAACTTTCTTGATCACAACAAAgatattgaagaaaataataagcAACTCAATGAAAATCTTTTATGTTAA